Proteins encoded together in one Astyanax mexicanus isolate ESR-SI-001 chromosome 10, AstMex3_surface, whole genome shotgun sequence window:
- the LOC111195800 gene encoding uncharacterized protein LOC111195800, whose translation MGSAASVKSSTGDTSTLHWEFLQSNKVRPTAPTLTQDVIGVDIQGKGTLRICMFEDRINICKYYDARTGLWLPMPLNWEMKIDFVRHRIQQVIKALPGLVDQKEIAAALRQCNYDPDEVISIYLTIFGDILSEPHKPTHSYPDSNSFRTHSEKERVIEELQKKLQSKEKEAEDVLQKNSSLSQESQHLSDVVQNLTSRVVKLEADKRVAKEKLRSLLSHPIDPNAKANLTVSVNPQHLQQVRGLTQGLRLSSKKLRSMVYDTLADMQKQLQQFRAETQLMIQRHQQEHRAVQELQALYHKEASERRALHNKLLELQGKIRVFCRCGRQSDSAGSTGCLEVPLDQELLLLQKGGKRKFIFDKVFSSNASQARKPLKRTVNFQFIKSI comes from the exons ATGGGTAGTGCAGCCTCAGTGAAAAGCAGTACAGGAGACACCAGCACACTTCACTGGGAG TTTCTTCAGAGCAATAAAGTTAGACCCACAGCCCCCACACTGACTCAAGATGTGATTGGGGTCGACATCCAGGGGAAAGGAACTCTCAGGATCTGCATGTTTGAG GACAGAATCAATATCTGCAAGTACTATGACGCTCGGACAGGCCTGTGGCTCCCGATGCCTCTTAACTGGGAGATGAAAATTGATTTTGTTCGACACAGAATCCAACAAGTCATA AAAGCTCTCCCAGGCCTGGTGGATCAGAAAGAGATCGCTGCAGCTCTCAGACAGTGTAACTATGACCCTGATGAGGTCATCTCCATCTACCTCACCATATTCGGAGACATCCTCTCTGAGCCACATAAACCAACACACTCTTATCCTGATTCAAACTCATTCAG AACTCATTCTGAAAAGGAGAGGGTCATTGAAGAGCTCCAGAAGAAGCTCCAGTCTAAAGAAAAGGAGGCTGAGGATGTCCTGCAGAAAAACAGCTCTCTGTCTCAGGAGTCTCAGCATTTATCTGATGTGGTGCAGAATCTGACCAGCAGAGTGGTCAAGCTGGAGGCAGATAAGCGTGTTGCCAAGGAGAAGCTTCGATCTCTTCTGAGCCATCCCATTGACCCTAATGCCAAAGCTAACCTCACAGTTTCAGTGAATCCTCAGCACCTTCAGCAG GTCAGAGGTTTAACTCAAGGTCTGAGACTCTCCAGTAAAAAGCTGCGCTCCATGGTGTACGACACACTCGCTGACATGCAGAAGCAGCTACAGCAGTTCAGAGCTGAGACTCAGCTTATGATTCAGAGACACCAACAAGAACACAGAGCTGTGCAGGAGCTTCAAGCCCTCTACCACAAG GAAGCCTCTGAGAGGAGGGCACTGCATAACAAGCTTCTGGAGCTGCAGGGGAAGATCCGTGTGTTCTGCCGCTGTGGACGGCAGTCAGACTCAGCAGGATCCACAGGCTGCCTGGAGGTCCCTTTGGACCAGGAGCTACTGCTGCTCCAGAAGGGAGGCAAGAGGAAGTTCATCTTTGACAAAGTATTTTCCTCAAATGCTTCTCAGGCAAGAAAACCCTTGAAACGTACTGTTAACTTTCAATTCATAAAATCTATATGA